A portion of the Bacteroides faecium genome contains these proteins:
- a CDS encoding efflux RND transporter permease subunit: MKLDNFINRPVLSTVISILIVILGAIGLATLPITQYPDIAPPTVSVRATYTGASASTVLNSVIAPLEEQINGVENMMYMTSNASNTGAGDISIYFKQGTDPDMAAVNVQNRVSMAQGLLPAEVTKVGVTTQKRQTSMLVVFSLYDETDTYTEAFIENYAKINLIPQVQRVPGVGDASVMGQDYSMRIWLRPDVMAQYKLVPGDVSAALAEQNVEAAPGQFGERSNQTFQYTIRYKGRLQQPEEFENIVIKSLPDGEVLRLNDIAEIQLDRLGYNFTNRVNGHKAVTCIVYQMAGTNATQTISDIQALLDEASKTLPSGLKINVSMNANDFLFASIHEVLKTLIEAFILVFIVVYIFLQDLRSTLIPTIAIPVALIGTFFILSLVGFSLNLLTLCALVLAIAIVVDDAIVVVEGVHAKLDQGYTSARLASIDAMNELGGAIVSITLVMMAVFVPVSFMGGTAGTFYRQFGMTMAIAIGLSALNALTLSPALCAVLLKPHKQEGEDSEEVPPLKDRMKTAYKAAHTTMINRYTEAIGKMLHPGITLTFILVAILGMIFGLFNINPVITAIFILLSILALIGMSTNKFKNRFNDTYESILKRYKKRVLFFIQKKWLSMGLVVASIVLLMFFMNTTPTGMVPNEDTGTLMGAVTLPPGTSQDHSEEILARVDSLIAADPAVASRTLISGFSFIGGQGPSYGSFIIKLKDWDERSMIQNSDVVVGSLYMRAQKIIKEAQVLFFAPPMIPGYSASTDIEVNMQDKTGGDLNKFFDVVNDYTAALEARPEINSAKTTFNPNFPQYMIDIDAAACKKAGISPSDILTTMQGYYGGLYASNFNRFGKMYRVMIQADPLSRKNMESLKNIKVRNSAGEMAPISQFIAIDKVYGPDIISRFNLYTSMKVMVAPASGYTSGQALTALAEVAGQNLPAGYTYELGGMAREEAQSSGSATGLIFILCFVFVYLLLSAQYESYILPLAVLLSVPFGLLGSFLFVNGVSAIGNISMLKMILGTMSNNIYMQIALIMLMGLLAKNAILIVEFALERRKMGMSITWAAVLGAGARLRPILMTSLAMVVGLLPLMFAFGVGAHGNRTLGTASIGGMLIGMICQIFIVPALFVIFQYLQEKVKPMEWEDIDNTDAVTEIEQYAK; this comes from the coding sequence ATGAAATTAGATAATTTTATTAACCGTCCGGTACTATCAACCGTTATTTCTATCTTGATAGTCATCCTGGGTGCTATCGGATTGGCAACACTGCCTATCACCCAGTATCCGGACATCGCACCCCCTACTGTGTCGGTAAGGGCCACTTATACGGGTGCCAGCGCGTCAACCGTATTGAACTCCGTGATTGCTCCGCTCGAGGAACAGATCAACGGTGTGGAAAACATGATGTATATGACCTCTAATGCGTCTAATACGGGGGCAGGTGATATATCCATCTACTTTAAACAGGGAACAGACCCGGACATGGCTGCCGTCAACGTGCAGAACCGTGTGTCTATGGCACAGGGATTGCTTCCTGCCGAAGTAACCAAAGTCGGCGTGACAACACAGAAACGCCAGACTTCCATGCTGGTGGTATTCTCCCTTTACGACGAAACCGATACATACACGGAAGCATTTATCGAGAACTACGCTAAAATCAACCTGATTCCGCAAGTTCAGCGTGTGCCGGGTGTGGGTGATGCCTCCGTGATGGGACAGGACTACTCCATGCGTATCTGGCTGCGTCCGGACGTAATGGCACAATACAAACTGGTTCCGGGTGACGTATCCGCAGCATTGGCAGAACAGAACGTAGAAGCTGCTCCGGGACAATTCGGTGAACGCAGTAACCAGACTTTCCAATATACCATCCGCTACAAAGGACGTCTGCAACAGCCGGAAGAGTTCGAGAATATCGTCATCAAGTCTTTGCCCGACGGTGAAGTGCTCCGCCTGAACGATATTGCTGAAATCCAGTTAGACCGTCTGGGATACAATTTTACCAACCGTGTAAACGGGCATAAGGCTGTAACCTGTATCGTTTATCAGATGGCGGGAACGAACGCTACACAGACCATCAGTGACATTCAAGCATTACTGGATGAAGCATCCAAGACATTGCCTTCCGGCTTGAAGATAAACGTTTCCATGAATGCCAACGACTTCTTGTTCGCTTCTATCCATGAAGTGTTGAAAACATTGATTGAGGCATTTATCCTGGTATTTATCGTAGTATATATCTTCTTGCAGGACTTACGTTCTACATTGATTCCGACTATTGCCATTCCGGTAGCCCTTATCGGTACATTCTTCATCCTGTCTCTGGTAGGATTCAGTTTGAACTTGCTGACGTTATGTGCCCTTGTGCTTGCCATTGCGATTGTGGTCGATGACGCCATCGTAGTCGTCGAGGGTGTACATGCCAAGCTTGACCAAGGTTACACTTCCGCCCGTCTGGCTTCCATCGATGCGATGAACGAGTTGGGTGGTGCTATCGTATCTATTACATTGGTCATGATGGCTGTGTTCGTTCCGGTAAGTTTCATGGGTGGAACGGCAGGAACATTCTACCGCCAGTTCGGTATGACAATGGCTATCGCTATCGGTCTGTCCGCCTTGAACGCCTTGACATTAAGTCCCGCCTTGTGTGCCGTTCTTCTGAAACCGCACAAGCAGGAAGGGGAAGATTCCGAAGAGGTTCCGCCTCTGAAGGATCGTATGAAAACAGCTTATAAGGCTGCTCATACAACGATGATAAACAGATATACCGAAGCTATCGGAAAGATGTTGCATCCGGGAATCACGCTTACATTCATACTTGTTGCCATTCTCGGTATGATTTTCGGACTTTTCAATATCAATCCGGTAATTACTGCCATCTTCATACTTCTCAGTATTCTGGCACTTATCGGAATGAGCACGAATAAATTCAAGAACAGGTTCAACGATACTTATGAATCTATCCTGAAACGGTATAAGAAGCGTGTATTGTTCTTCATACAGAAGAAGTGGTTGTCCATGGGGCTGGTCGTTGCTTCCATCGTATTGCTTATGTTCTTCATGAACACCACTCCGACAGGTATGGTGCCGAATGAAGATACCGGTACGCTGATGGGAGCCGTAACTTTGCCGCCGGGTACATCACAAGACCACTCGGAAGAGATTCTCGCACGTGTAGACAGCCTGATTGCCGCTGACCCTGCCGTGGCTTCACGCACATTGATTTCCGGTTTCAGTTTCATCGGTGGACAGGGACCGTCCTACGGTTCTTTCATCATCAAGCTGAAAGACTGGGACGAACGTTCGATGATACAGAACTCCGATGTTGTAGTAGGTTCCTTATATATGCGTGCACAAAAAATCATCAAGGAAGCACAGGTATTGTTCTTTGCTCCGCCGATGATTCCGGGTTATTCGGCATCTACGGATATCGAGGTGAACATGCAGGATAAGACGGGTGGCGACCTGAACAAGTTCTTCGACGTAGTCAACGACTATACGGCTGCACTGGAAGCCCGTCCTGAAATCAACTCGGCAAAGACAACGTTCAACCCGAACTTCCCGCAATACATGATTGACATTGACGCGGCGGCTTGTAAGAAAGCAGGCATCAGCCCGAGTGACATCCTTACTACCATGCAGGGATATTACGGTGGTCTGTATGCATCCAACTTCAACCGTTTCGGTAAGATGTACCGTGTAATGATTCAGGCAGACCCGTTATCACGTAAGAATATGGAATCCCTGAAAAATATCAAGGTGCGCAACAGCGCCGGTGAGATGGCTCCTATCTCCCAATTTATCGCTATTGACAAGGTATATGGGCCGGATATCATCAGCCGTTTCAACCTTTACACTTCCATGAAAGTGATGGTAGCTCCTGCCAGTGGTTATACATCCGGACAGGCATTGACTGCGTTGGCGGAAGTAGCCGGCCAGAATCTTCCGGCAGGTTATACCTACGAACTGGGAGGTATGGCACGTGAAGAGGCACAAAGCAGCGGAAGCGCTACCGGATTGATTTTCATCCTCTGTTTCGTATTCGTTTACCTGTTGCTGAGTGCACAGTATGAAAGTTACATACTTCCGTTGGCGGTATTGCTGTCCGTTCCGTTCGGTCTGCTGGGCAGCTTCCTGTTCGTGAACGGAGTAAGTGCCATCGGTAATATCTCGATGTTGAAGATGATTCTCGGCACGATGTCCAACAATATCTACATGCAGATTGCGTTAATCATGTTGATGGGTCTGTTGGCAAAGAACGCCATCCTGATTGTAGAGTTCGCCCTCGAGCGTCGTAAGATGGGTATGAGCATTACATGGGCAGCCGTACTGGGTGCCGGTGCCCGTCTCCGTCCTATCCTGATGACATCTTTGGCGATGGTAGTCGGACTGCTTCCGTTGATGTTTGCCTTCGGTGTAGGTGCTCATGGTAACCGCACGTTGGGTACAGCTTCTATCGGTGGTATGTTAATCGGTATGATTTGTCAGATTTTCATCGTTCCTGCGCTGTTCGTAATCTTCCAGTACTTGCAAGAGAAGGTGAAACCGATGGAATGGGAAGATATTGACAATACGGATGCCGTAACTGAGATTGAACAATACGCTAAATAA
- a CDS encoding efflux RND transporter periplasmic adaptor subunit, producing MKSRIVLFAFCLALLSSCGNKGNDTGKVPEYAVQELQKSTANLTTAYPATIKGKQDVEIRPQVSGFITKLCVDEGASVRKGQVLFIVDPTQYEAAVRTAKAAVATAEAAVRTQQITVDNKRELNKKNIISDYDLSMAENTLAQSQAQLAQAQAQLTTAQQNLSFTQVKSPSDGVINNIPYRLGALVSPSIATPMTTVSEIEEVYVYFSMTEKELLAMTKSGSTIKEEISKIPAIKLQLIDGTEYNIEGKVDAITGVIDQSTGSVSMRAIFPNKEHILRSGGTANVLIPYTMDNVISIPQSATQEIQDKKFVYVLQPDNTVKYTEIGIFNLDNGKEYLVTSGLNAGDKIVIEGVQTLKDGQTIQPITSVQKEANYQQHLKDQREGNLATAFN from the coding sequence ATGAAAAGTAGAATTGTTTTATTTGCATTTTGCTTAGCCCTTCTGTCCAGTTGCGGCAATAAGGGAAATGACACGGGAAAAGTCCCGGAATATGCAGTACAGGAGTTACAAAAGTCAACTGCAAATCTAACGACAGCTTATCCGGCTACCATTAAAGGCAAACAAGACGTAGAAATCCGTCCGCAAGTGTCGGGCTTCATCACCAAACTGTGCGTAGACGAAGGAGCAAGTGTCCGTAAAGGACAGGTTCTGTTCATCGTTGACCCCACACAATATGAAGCGGCAGTACGCACAGCCAAAGCAGCAGTTGCAACAGCAGAAGCAGCAGTACGCACCCAACAGATTACGGTGGACAACAAACGTGAACTGAACAAAAAGAACATCATCAGTGACTATGACCTGTCGATGGCTGAAAATACATTGGCACAGTCTCAGGCACAACTGGCACAAGCCCAGGCGCAGTTGACTACCGCTCAGCAAAACCTCTCTTTCACACAAGTGAAGAGCCCTTCTGACGGTGTTATCAACAATATCCCTTACCGTCTGGGAGCATTGGTCAGCCCTTCTATCGCTACTCCGATGACTACCGTTTCTGAAATTGAAGAAGTATATGTATATTTCTCCATGACGGAAAAGGAACTGTTAGCCATGACAAAGTCAGGAAGCACTATCAAAGAAGAAATCAGCAAAATACCGGCCATTAAATTACAGTTGATTGACGGTACCGAATACAACATTGAAGGTAAAGTAGACGCTATCACGGGAGTTATCGACCAGAGCACCGGTTCTGTAAGCATGCGCGCTATCTTCCCGAACAAGGAACACATCCTGCGCAGTGGCGGTACGGCAAACGTGCTGATTCCTTACACGATGGATAATGTTATCAGCATCCCGCAGTCTGCAACTCAAGAAATTCAAGACAAGAAGTTCGTTTACGTCCTGCAACCGGACAATACGGTGAAATATACGGAAATCGGCATCTTTAATCTGGATAACGGAAAAGAATATCTCGTTACTTCCGGTTTGAACGCAGGAGACAAAATCGTTATCGAAGGCGTACAGACTTTGAAAGACGGTCAGACTATACAGCCTATCACATCAGTTCAAAAAGAAGCGAACTATCAACAGCATTTGAAAGACCAACGCGAAGGAAATTTAGCTACTGCTTTCAATTAA
- a CDS encoding glycoside hydrolase family 2 TIM barrel-domain containing protein gives MKKQLLSCCLAALGLTAIQAQSFNEWKDPEVNSANRSAMHTNYFAYASADEAKAGIKENSTNFMTLNGLWKFNWVRHAEARPTDFYQTNFNDKGWDDLQVPGVWELNGYGDPIYVNVGYAWRSQFKNNPPYVPTENNHVGSYRKEITVPADWKGKEIFAHFGSVTSNMYLWVNGRYVGYSEDSKLEAEFNLTNYLKPGKNVIAFQVFRWCDGSYLEDQDFFRYSGVGRDCYLYARDKKYIQDIRVTPDLDSQYKDATLNIAVDLKGSGTVALNLTDAQGNSVATADLKGSGKLNTTLNISNPAKWTAETPNLYTLTATLKNGNSTVEVIPVKVGFRKIELKGGQILVNGQPVLFKGADRHEMDPDGGYVVSLERMLQDIKVMKELNINAVRTCHYPDDNRWYDLCDQYGLYVVAEANVESHGMGYGDQTLAKNPSYAKAHMERNQRNVQRSYNHPSIIFWSLGNEAGMGPNFEKCYTWIKNEDKTRAVQYEQARTSEFTDIYCPMYLGYEDCIKYCEGDIQKPLIQCEYAHAMGNSQGGFKEYWDIIRKYPKYQGGFIWDFVDQSCHWKNKDGVDIYGYGGDFNKYDGSDNNFNDNGLISPDRVPNPHAYEVAYFYQDIWTTPADLAKGEINIFNENFFRDLSSYYMEWQLLANGEVVQTGIVSDLKAAPQQTVKVQLPIDTKNICPCKEVLLNVSYKLKAAETLLPAGTTVAYDQLSIRDYKAPELKLENVQATNLAITVPSILDNDRYYLIVKGENFSMDFNKQNGYLCRYDVNGMQMMEDGSELTPNFWRAPTDNDFGAGLQRRYAVWKNPELKLTSLKHAIENDQAVVRAEYDMKSVGGKLFLTYTINNKGAVKVTQKMEADKSKKVSEMFRFGMQLRMPLAFNEVEYYGRGPGENYSDRNHGAMIGKYRQTVEEQFYPYIRPQETGTKTDIRWWRLLNIGGNGLQFVSEAPFSASALNYTIESLDDGDAKDQRHSPEVEKANFTNFCIDKVQTGLACVNSWGAIPLEKYRLPYQDYEFSFIMSPVSHKLK, from the coding sequence ATGAAGAAACAACTACTCTCCTGCTGCTTGGCTGCATTGGGACTGACAGCGATTCAAGCGCAAAGCTTCAATGAGTGGAAAGATCCGGAAGTGAATTCCGCAAACCGCTCTGCTATGCACACTAATTACTTTGCTTACGCATCGGCTGATGAAGCTAAGGCCGGTATCAAAGAAAATTCCACGAATTTCATGACTCTGAACGGTCTTTGGAAATTCAACTGGGTGAGACATGCCGAAGCGCGTCCGACCGACTTTTACCAGACTAATTTCAATGACAAAGGCTGGGACGACCTTCAAGTTCCCGGTGTATGGGAACTGAACGGCTATGGCGATCCTATCTATGTAAATGTAGGATATGCCTGGAGAAGCCAGTTCAAAAACAACCCGCCGTACGTTCCGACAGAGAACAACCATGTAGGCTCTTACCGAAAAGAAATCACCGTTCCTGCCGACTGGAAAGGGAAAGAGATTTTTGCCCATTTCGGTTCGGTCACTTCCAATATGTACCTTTGGGTGAACGGACGCTATGTAGGATATAGCGAAGACAGCAAACTGGAAGCTGAATTCAACCTGACCAACTATCTGAAACCGGGTAAGAATGTGATTGCTTTTCAAGTATTCCGCTGGTGCGACGGCAGTTACCTGGAAGACCAGGACTTCTTTCGCTACTCCGGTGTAGGACGCGACTGCTATCTCTACGCACGCGACAAGAAATATATTCAGGACATTCGTGTAACGCCCGATTTGGACAGTCAATATAAAGATGCTACGCTGAATATCGCTGTTGACCTGAAAGGAAGCGGCACAGTGGCTTTAAACCTGACAGATGCCCAAGGCAACAGTGTAGCTACCGCCGACCTGAAAGGTTCGGGCAAGCTGAACACTACACTGAATATCTCCAACCCTGCCAAATGGACGGCTGAAACACCTAATCTTTATACACTGACTGCTACCCTGAAAAACGGCAATAGCACGGTAGAGGTAATTCCCGTAAAGGTTGGTTTCCGCAAAATCGAACTGAAAGGCGGACAGATACTCGTTAACGGCCAACCGGTACTCTTCAAGGGAGCCGACCGCCACGAAATGGACCCGGACGGCGGCTATGTAGTTTCTCTCGAACGTATGCTACAAGACATCAAAGTAATGAAAGAGCTTAATATCAACGCCGTACGTACCTGCCACTACCCGGACGACAACCGTTGGTATGACCTTTGCGACCAATACGGACTCTATGTAGTAGCCGAAGCCAACGTGGAATCTCACGGTATGGGATATGGTGACCAGACACTGGCAAAGAATCCGAGTTATGCCAAAGCCCACATGGAACGCAACCAACGTAATGTACAACGCAGCTACAACCACCCGTCCATCATCTTCTGGTCATTGGGTAATGAAGCCGGCATGGGACCGAACTTTGAAAAATGCTACACCTGGATTAAGAACGAAGACAAAACACGCGCCGTACAATACGAACAAGCACGCACCAGCGAATTTACAGACATCTATTGCCCGATGTATCTAGGCTACGAAGACTGTATCAAATACTGCGAAGGCGATATTCAGAAACCGTTGATTCAGTGCGAATACGCACACGCTATGGGTAACTCGCAAGGCGGATTCAAAGAATACTGGGACATCATCCGCAAGTATCCGAAATACCAAGGCGGATTTATCTGGGACTTTGTAGACCAGTCCTGCCACTGGAAGAACAAAGACGGAGTAGATATTTACGGCTACGGCGGCGACTTCAACAAATATGACGGTTCGGACAACAACTTCAACGACAACGGCTTAATCAGCCCGGACCGCGTACCTAATCCGCATGCTTACGAAGTAGCTTATTTCTATCAGGACATCTGGACTACTCCTGCCGACCTCGCTAAAGGTGAAATCAACATCTTCAACGAAAACTTCTTCCGCGACTTGTCTTCATATTATATGGAATGGCAATTACTGGCAAACGGAGAAGTGGTGCAGACCGGTATTGTATCCGACCTGAAAGCAGCACCTCAACAAACTGTCAAAGTGCAGCTTCCGATTGACACGAAGAATATCTGCCCTTGCAAGGAAGTGCTGCTCAACGTCAGCTATAAACTGAAAGCCGCAGAAACATTATTGCCGGCAGGAACTACGGTCGCTTACGACCAGTTAAGTATCCGCGACTACAAAGCACCGGAACTCAAACTGGAAAACGTACAGGCCACCAACCTTGCAATCACCGTGCCCAGCATCTTGGATAACGACCGTTACTACCTGATTGTCAAAGGTGAAAACTTCTCTATGGATTTCAACAAGCAAAACGGCTACCTCTGCCGCTACGACGTGAACGGCATGCAGATGATGGAAGATGGCAGCGAACTGACTCCCAATTTCTGGCGCGCGCCGACCGATAATGATTTCGGAGCAGGCTTGCAACGCAGATATGCAGTTTGGAAAAACCCGGAATTGAAACTTACATCTCTGAAGCACGCTATCGAAAACGACCAAGCTGTGGTTCGTGCAGAATATGACATGAAATCGGTAGGCGGCAAGTTATTCCTCACTTATACTATCAATAATAAGGGAGCAGTGAAGGTTACTCAGAAAATGGAAGCCGACAAGAGCAAGAAGGTTTCTGAAATGTTCCGCTTCGGTATGCAGCTTCGTATGCCTCTTGCTTTCAACGAAGTGGAATATTACGGACGCGGTCCGGGAGAGAACTATTCCGACCGTAACCACGGCGCCATGATAGGCAAATACCGCCAGACGGTAGAAGAACAATTCTATCCGTATATCCGTCCGCAGGAAACCGGAACGAAGACTGATATTCGCTGGTGGAGACTGCTGAACATCGGTGGCAACGGCTTGCAGTTCGTTTCTGAAGCTCCGTTCTCCGCTTCTGCTCTGAACTATACCATCGAATCATTGGATGACGGCGACGCCAAAGACCAACGCCACTCACCGGAAGTTGAAAAAGCAAACTTTACAAACTTCTGCATTGACAAGGTACAGACAGGATTGGCATGCGTCAATAGTTGGGGAGCTATACCATTAGAAAAGTATCGTCTTCCTTATCAGGATTATGAATTCAGTTTCATCATGTCGCCTGTATCTCATAAACTGAAGTAA
- a CDS encoding ATP-binding protein has protein sequence MNLHHVQAGQSFNSLGQLEISKIALEEILQNALCHREYIKQSPIRLLIFDNRIEIISPGALPDGLTIEDIKLGNTV, from the coding sequence ATGAATCTGCATCATGTACAAGCAGGACAATCGTTTAACAGTTTAGGGCAGCTTGAAATATCGAAGATTGCTTTGGAAGAGATTCTTCAGAATGCTCTTTGTCACCGCGAATATATAAAACAGTCTCCTATCCGTCTGCTCATTTTCGATAATCGCATCGAAATTATCAGTCCGGGGGCATTACCTGATGGTCTTACAATAGAGGATATAAAGTTGGGAAATACTGTCTAA
- a CDS encoding winged helix-turn-helix transcriptional regulator, whose protein sequence is MLYRGFGTGIIRALKEETHIEFINDEVGNQFTTIIRRDEISKEKSKGEVDESKVNDDKSKVQSREVRDKGKGQINKSKGEIIRLMSESPMITMPEIAQTLSLSLSGVEKAVRQLREAGIIKREGSTKAGRWMILSK, encoded by the coding sequence ATGCTCTACCGAGGGTTTGGTACCGGTATCATCCGTGCTCTGAAAGAAGAAACTCACATTGAATTTATCAACGATGAGGTAGGTAATCAGTTTACTACCATCATTCGTCGTGACGAAATAAGTAAGGAGAAAAGTAAGGGAGAAGTTGATGAAAGTAAGGTAAATGATGATAAAAGTAAGGTGCAGAGTCGAGAAGTAAGGGATAAAGGTAAGGGACAAATAAACAAAAGTAAGGGAGAAATAATTCGTCTGATGAGTGAGAGTCCCATGATAACAATGCCTGAAATTGCACAAACTCTATCTTTATCGCTTAGTGGCGTAGAAAAAGCTGTGCGACAACTTAGAGAAGCCGGGATTATAAAACGTGAAGGTTCTACTAAAGCCGGTAGATGGATGATTCTTTCAAAGTAA